A single genomic interval of uncultured Pseudodesulfovibrio sp. harbors:
- a CDS encoding DUF2325 domain-containing protein — translation MCAALVGGMDRLKRDYMNEAKKNGVKLKCYTGKERSISGSLGKVDFVVLFTNKVSHKARKDVLSAIRGRNVPVIMRHSCGVSTLRDCLDEASV, via the coding sequence ATGTGTGCTGCTCTGGTAGGTGGAATGGACAGGCTGAAACGGGACTACATGAACGAAGCAAAAAAGAACGGCGTCAAACTCAAATGCTACACCGGAAAAGAACGTTCCATTTCGGGATCTCTCGGTAAAGTGGACTTTGTCGTTCTCTTCACCAACAAGGTCTCGCATAAAGCAAGAAAGGACGTCCTTTCCGCCATTCGCGGCAGAAACGTGCCTGTCATCATGCGCCACTCCTGCGGCGTCAGCACTCTTCGGGACTGCCTTGATGAAGCCTCCGTTTAA
- a CDS encoding chemotaxis protein translates to MSEQEILLETGTNELEIIEFFIREETEKGVETHYFGVNVAKVLEVVEAPEGLTGSEAAVHPSFLGTIPLRDLILPVVDLSVWLTVERAQDVNEPIIVTEFNGMITGFLVSGVTQIHRVNWKDVEPPSKYVASMDTNCITGTVKIKDRFVLMLDLEQVLADLDESGETAANLSDIVADERYRALIADDSTSVRELLRNNFTNANFDVTVVGDGAEAWHKLEEIKTHAQAEGKSPLDYLDVIVSDIEMPQMDGYTLTRRVKEDPVLNVLPVTLFSSLISKGVEHKGEAVKADAQVTKPEFNGLTEVVIKLVKGWKADA, encoded by the coding sequence ATGAGCGAACAGGAAATTTTGCTGGAAACCGGCACCAACGAGCTGGAAATAATCGAGTTCTTCATACGTGAAGAAACCGAAAAGGGCGTTGAAACACACTATTTCGGTGTCAATGTCGCCAAAGTGCTCGAAGTGGTCGAGGCCCCGGAAGGGCTGACCGGTTCCGAAGCAGCGGTCCATCCTAGTTTTCTGGGAACCATCCCATTACGTGATCTTATTCTGCCCGTAGTGGATTTAAGTGTCTGGTTGACCGTCGAACGGGCTCAGGATGTGAATGAACCCATCATCGTCACAGAGTTCAACGGCATGATAACCGGCTTTCTGGTTTCCGGCGTGACCCAGATTCACCGGGTGAACTGGAAAGACGTCGAACCGCCCAGCAAGTATGTGGCAAGCATGGATACCAACTGCATCACTGGTACGGTCAAAATCAAGGATCGTTTTGTGCTTATGCTCGACCTTGAGCAGGTGCTGGCCGATCTGGATGAGTCGGGAGAGACCGCTGCCAATCTTTCCGACATCGTCGCCGATGAACGCTATCGGGCTTTGATCGCGGATGATTCGACTTCGGTGCGGGAACTACTGCGGAATAACTTCACCAATGCGAATTTTGATGTGACCGTTGTCGGAGACGGGGCCGAGGCTTGGCACAAGCTTGAGGAAATCAAGACGCATGCACAGGCAGAGGGAAAAAGTCCTCTGGATTATCTGGATGTGATTGTGTCGGACATTGAGATGCCGCAGATGGACGGCTACACCCTGACCCGCCGCGTCAAGGAAGACCCTGTCCTTAACGTGTTGCCTGTGACGCTCTTTTCGTCCCTTATTTCCAAGGGAGTCGAGCATAAGGGCGAGGCCGTAAAGGCCGATGCGCAGGTCACCAAACCCGAGTTCAACGGCTTGACCGAGGTCGTCATCAAGTTGGTCAAGGGGTGGAAAGCGGACGCCTGA
- a CDS encoding N-acetylneuraminate synthase family protein, translating into MKQIDSIKLRSGVTIGQGHPCFIVAEIGNNHQGEFDLAKEMIDRAAEAGVQAVKFQKRDMEALLTREGRAAPYSGCNSFGPTYGEHRNALELSIEQMAELKAYSESLGLVFFASAWDDPSLVQVLGLDVELLKISSAELVNVPLVRKYAQAHVPIILSTGMSSLEDIDVALAEINAYHDDVVLLHCNSTYPCPEEQIGLPVMDGLRERYSLPVGYSGHEQGIAPSVGAAALGACVVERHFTLDKSFKGTDHQASLEPAELAQMVSMIREVEKALCVKGKKVFPEEQAASKKLRKCIVFSRDLPAGHVLTEADLTTRCPRVGVSPVHWDEVLNATLKKSVQHEEPVQWETLTLADVEACAGAASS; encoded by the coding sequence ATGAAACAGATCGATTCCATTAAGCTTCGTTCCGGCGTCACCATCGGTCAGGGCCATCCCTGCTTTATCGTTGCCGAGATCGGCAATAATCATCAGGGTGAGTTCGACTTGGCCAAAGAGATGATCGACCGGGCTGCGGAAGCGGGTGTTCAGGCCGTCAAATTTCAGAAACGTGACATGGAAGCCCTGCTTACCCGGGAGGGGCGAGCCGCGCCGTATTCCGGTTGCAACAGCTTCGGTCCGACCTACGGTGAACACCGTAACGCCTTGGAGCTGTCCATTGAGCAGATGGCTGAACTCAAGGCCTACAGTGAATCTCTGGGATTGGTCTTTTTCGCTTCTGCCTGGGATGATCCGAGTCTGGTTCAGGTCCTCGGCCTTGATGTCGAGCTGCTGAAGATTTCTTCTGCCGAACTGGTCAACGTGCCGCTGGTCCGCAAATATGCACAGGCTCACGTACCGATCATTCTTTCTACCGGCATGAGCTCCTTGGAAGACATTGATGTCGCCTTGGCAGAGATCAACGCATACCACGATGATGTCGTGCTGCTGCACTGCAATTCAACCTACCCCTGCCCCGAGGAACAGATCGGTCTGCCGGTCATGGACGGCCTTCGGGAGCGCTATAGCCTGCCTGTGGGATATTCCGGGCATGAGCAGGGGATCGCTCCCAGTGTCGGGGCGGCTGCTCTTGGCGCATGCGTGGTCGAACGCCATTTCACTTTGGACAAGTCGTTCAAGGGGACGGATCATCAGGCGTCATTGGAACCGGCAGAGCTTGCACAGATGGTTTCCATGATTCGCGAGGTCGAGAAAGCCCTGTGCGTGAAGGGCAAGAAAGTTTTTCCGGAAGAGCAGGCCGCATCCAAGAAGTTGCGGAAATGCATCGTTTTTTCAAGAGACCTGCCTGCCGGTCATGTCCTGACCGAAGCAGACCTGACCACCCGTTGTCCGCGTGTCGGCGTTTCGCCTGTGCACTGGGATGAGGTGTTGAACGCGACGCTCAAAAAATCGGTTCAGCATGAGGAGCCTGTTCAGTGGGAGACCCTGACATTGGCCGACGTCGAGGCGTGCGCCGGAGCTGCATCCTCATAG
- a CDS encoding winged helix-turn-helix transcriptional regulator: protein MTDQMANINGKTGMLITDGLYLKPSKSTRVLAILDALSRDSSLSQFELGKQLNLSGAMVNQYLKQLQSGGLVEFLPVNGKSYRYTLTEEGRFSRQKMFSDYSSETVRLYTTIKDFVLEKLGTLLGKDETRLALFGASETCEVVLSALRDSDFQIMMLLDNDSRKQGQIFNGHVVSAPHVLDQVDCDAVVITSFGRQAEIYEQLKPYSEKRGFQIVRF, encoded by the coding sequence ATGACAGATCAAATGGCGAATATTAACGGAAAGACCGGGATGCTTATTACTGACGGATTGTACCTCAAGCCGAGTAAGAGTACTCGAGTTCTTGCTATTCTGGATGCCTTGTCCAGGGATTCGAGCCTTTCCCAGTTCGAGTTGGGAAAACAACTGAATCTCTCCGGAGCCATGGTTAACCAGTATCTCAAACAGCTGCAATCAGGTGGGCTGGTTGAATTTCTTCCTGTCAACGGCAAGAGTTACCGCTATACGTTGACTGAGGAAGGCCGGTTTTCCCGCCAGAAGATGTTTTCCGACTATTCTTCGGAGACCGTTCGCCTCTATACCACCATCAAGGATTTTGTTCTGGAAAAGCTCGGAACATTGCTGGGAAAGGATGAGACCCGGTTGGCTTTGTTCGGTGCTTCCGAGACGTGTGAAGTCGTGCTGTCCGCTCTGCGGGACAGCGATTTCCAGATCATGATGCTTCTTGATAATGACAGCAGAAAGCAAGGGCAGATTTTCAACGGGCATGTGGTTTCCGCACCCCATGTTCTGGATCAGGTGGACTGCGATGCCGTGGTCATTACCTCGTTCGGCAGGCAGGCCGAGATATACGAGCAGCTTAAGCCGTATTCCGAAAAGCGCGGATTTCAAATCGTGAGATTTTGA
- a CDS encoding long-chain fatty acid--CoA ligase: MEQIERPWLKSYDPEVQVNLDYEKIPLFKFLDRAAHKWPKRQAIVFKNWKTTYAGLKKQSEIFAANLKAQGVRKGDRVALMLPNLPQTIIAFWGVLRCGAVGVMTNPLYMETEIVHQFNDGEIKFCITLDLLWPKISKLRDSIPVEKIFVTTIGEGLKFPLNTLYKLQSLKNRTAPKIPYDGNSVLPFNMLTKGRERFTENRVDPEDPALLQYTGGTTGVAKGCILTHFNLGANLQQCQAMMHTLGQEQETFLGVLPYFHIYGLTTCLTWPTSMGATLAPFPRYVPLDVLKGIQKLKPTVFPGAPSVYVSLLQQKDVNKYDLSSIMCCVSGSAPMPIEHLDQFKKRTGAAIAEGYGLTEASPVTHINPIEGTRKNGSIGLPFPDTEAKIVDMEVGGDPLPPGKRGELVIRGPQVMKGYYNRPDATADVLRNGWLYTGDIAYMDEEGYFYIVDRKKDLIISGGYNIYPREIDEVLHSHSKIEEAVSVGIPHETRGEIVKAYVVIRDGEELSRSDVIAYCREKLANYKVPRRVEFRKDLPKTMVGKVLRRALRDEEVEKMEKRKKKRTQKKDTSE, encoded by the coding sequence ATGGAGCAGATCGAACGCCCCTGGTTGAAATCGTATGACCCCGAAGTTCAGGTCAATCTGGACTATGAAAAAATACCCCTGTTCAAATTTCTGGACAGAGCCGCCCATAAATGGCCGAAACGACAGGCCATCGTATTCAAGAACTGGAAGACCACTTACGCAGGCCTCAAAAAACAGAGTGAAATATTTGCCGCCAACCTCAAGGCGCAGGGCGTCCGTAAAGGCGACCGCGTTGCCCTGATGCTGCCCAACCTGCCGCAGACGATCATCGCGTTCTGGGGAGTGCTGCGGTGCGGTGCGGTAGGCGTCATGACCAACCCGCTCTACATGGAAACGGAAATCGTCCACCAGTTCAATGACGGGGAAATCAAATTCTGCATCACGCTTGATCTGCTCTGGCCCAAAATCAGCAAGCTCAGGGACTCCATCCCGGTGGAAAAAATCTTCGTCACCACTATCGGCGAAGGATTGAAATTTCCCCTGAACACGCTCTACAAGCTCCAGTCCCTGAAGAACAGGACAGCACCCAAAATCCCCTATGACGGGAATTCTGTCCTGCCCTTCAATATGCTCACCAAAGGGCGGGAACGGTTCACTGAAAATCGGGTCGACCCGGAAGATCCGGCCCTGCTCCAGTACACGGGTGGCACGACAGGCGTTGCCAAGGGGTGCATCCTGACCCATTTCAACCTTGGAGCCAATCTTCAGCAGTGTCAGGCCATGATGCACACGCTCGGGCAGGAGCAGGAAACCTTTCTCGGCGTTCTGCCCTATTTCCATATATATGGCCTCACCACCTGCCTGACCTGGCCGACCAGCATGGGTGCGACACTTGCCCCGTTCCCACGCTACGTCCCTCTGGATGTCCTCAAGGGCATCCAGAAGCTCAAGCCCACGGTGTTTCCCGGTGCCCCGTCCGTATATGTGTCCCTGCTTCAACAGAAAGACGTCAACAAATATGATCTGTCGAGCATCATGTGCTGTGTCTCCGGGTCGGCCCCCATGCCGATCGAACATCTGGATCAGTTCAAAAAGCGCACAGGCGCTGCCATTGCTGAAGGTTACGGCCTGACCGAGGCATCCCCGGTCACGCACATCAATCCGATTGAAGGCACGCGAAAAAACGGCTCCATCGGGCTTCCCTTCCCGGACACCGAAGCCAAAATCGTGGACATGGAAGTTGGCGGAGACCCGCTCCCCCCGGGCAAACGCGGTGAACTCGTCATTCGTGGGCCGCAGGTAATGAAGGGGTACTACAACCGCCCCGACGCCACGGCCGACGTCCTGCGTAACGGCTGGCTCTACACCGGCGACATAGCCTACATGGACGAAGAAGGATATTTCTACATTGTAGACCGCAAGAAAGACCTCATCATTTCCGGTGGCTACAACATCTACCCTCGTGAAATCGATGAAGTGCTTCACTCCCACTCGAAAATCGAGGAGGCCGTCAGCGTCGGCATCCCGCACGAAACCCGAGGCGAAATCGTTAAGGCATACGTCGTCATCCGCGACGGAGAGGAACTCTCCCGCAGTGATGTCATCGCCTACTGCCGAGAGAAACTTGCCAACTACAAAGTGCCGCGCCGAGTGGAATTCAGAAAGGATCTGCCCAAAACCATGGTAGGCAAAGTGTTGCGGCGGGCTCTCAGGGATGAGGAAGTCGAAAAAATGGAAAAGCGTAAAAAGAAACGCACACAAAAGAAGGACACAAGTGAATAG
- the cysC gene encoding adenylyl-sulfate kinase, whose translation MNSQRYVCKHRGEVTRKHREDQSGFRSVTLWFTGLSGSGKSTIAHAVEKSLFDMGARAYTFDGDNVRHGLCGDLSFSPEDRAENIRRINEMTKLFMDAGTTCLCAFITPKHEVQQMLRQAHAEGDFYLIHIDCPVEVCESRDTKGYYKLAREGKIKNYTGVDAPYDTPGNPDLRLDTDKLSLEECVRRTMAFLVDKIALSD comes from the coding sequence GTGAATAGCCAACGATACGTCTGCAAACACAGGGGCGAGGTCACCAGAAAACACAGGGAAGACCAAAGCGGTTTCCGTTCGGTGACACTCTGGTTTACCGGCCTTTCCGGTTCGGGCAAATCCACCATCGCCCATGCTGTCGAAAAAAGCCTGTTCGACATGGGAGCGCGCGCCTACACCTTCGACGGCGACAACGTTCGCCATGGGTTATGCGGAGATCTGTCCTTTTCCCCTGAAGACAGGGCTGAAAACATCCGCCGCATAAATGAAATGACCAAGCTTTTCATGGATGCCGGAACCACCTGCCTGTGCGCTTTCATCACCCCGAAGCATGAGGTGCAGCAGATGCTGAGACAAGCTCACGCAGAGGGAGACTTCTATCTCATTCATATCGACTGCCCAGTCGAGGTCTGTGAATCCAGGGACACCAAAGGGTATTACAAACTCGCCAGAGAGGGGAAAATCAAAAACTACACAGGCGTTGACGCCCCTTACGACACCCCGGGAAACCCGGACCTTCGACTCGATACGGACAAGCTCTCGCTTGAAGAGTGCGTCCGTCGCACCATGGCTTTCCTTGTTGACAAAATTGCATTATCTGACTGA
- a CDS encoding ABC transporter substrate-binding protein, protein MLVCCAFLLAGCGEEKADTIKIGFNLPLTGDIPEVGEGSKNAAEMYLKDINEAGGLEVGGKKYPLEFVYMDNESKAESATNVALKLIDQENVVAIIGPNSSKQAVPAGGTCNDNRVPMISPWSTNPNTTLDRPWIFRAAFLDPFQGPVVADFAAKKFDAKTAAVLFDVSNDYSKGLAEIFKSSWEAKGLGPVVAFESHGTKDQDFSAQLTTIVNANPDFIFVPDNYNQVALIIQQARDLGYKGPFMGSDAWGTPDLIKLCGDECYGNFFSTHYAAAGAKGATKIFIDRYEKEYGSTPADYAALTWDSIGIMVEAIKNAGKVVSDPVEMRKLIRDGLSAIKSFDGITGSSKFDAQGDPIKCAVVVKISDKGEFVFEESVCP, encoded by the coding sequence ATGCTCGTGTGCTGTGCCTTCCTGCTCGCCGGTTGTGGCGAAGAAAAGGCCGACACCATCAAAATCGGTTTCAACCTGCCCCTGACCGGAGACATTCCGGAAGTCGGAGAAGGCTCCAAAAACGCCGCAGAGATGTACCTCAAGGACATCAACGAGGCGGGCGGCCTCGAAGTCGGCGGCAAGAAGTACCCGCTCGAATTCGTCTACATGGACAACGAGTCCAAGGCTGAATCCGCAACCAACGTCGCGCTGAAACTCATTGACCAGGAAAATGTTGTCGCCATCATCGGCCCCAACTCCTCCAAGCAGGCAGTGCCCGCGGGCGGTACCTGCAACGATAACCGTGTTCCCATGATTTCCCCGTGGTCCACCAACCCGAACACCACGCTGGATCGTCCCTGGATTTTCCGCGCAGCCTTCCTTGATCCGTTCCAGGGTCCGGTCGTCGCCGACTTCGCAGCCAAGAAGTTCGACGCCAAGACCGCTGCCGTCCTCTTCGACGTGTCCAACGACTACTCCAAGGGTCTTGCAGAAATCTTCAAGTCCTCCTGGGAAGCCAAGGGCCTCGGCCCGGTCGTGGCTTTCGAATCCCACGGCACCAAGGATCAGGACTTCTCCGCACAGCTGACCACCATCGTGAACGCCAATCCGGATTTCATTTTCGTTCCGGACAACTACAATCAGGTTGCCCTGATTATCCAGCAGGCGCGTGACCTCGGCTACAAGGGTCCCTTCATGGGTTCCGACGCATGGGGCACTCCCGACCTCATCAAGCTTTGTGGTGACGAATGCTACGGCAACTTCTTCTCCACCCACTACGCCGCAGCCGGTGCCAAGGGTGCCACCAAGATCTTCATTGATCGCTACGAGAAAGAATACGGCTCCACTCCGGCTGACTACGCCGCCCTTACCTGGGACTCCATCGGCATCATGGTCGAAGCCATCAAGAACGCAGGCAAGGTCGTGTCCGACCCCGTGGAAATGCGTAAGCTCATCCGTGACGGCCTGTCCGCCATCAAGTCCTTTGACGGCATCACCGGTTCGTCCAAGTTCGACGCACAGGGTGACCCGATCAAATGCGCTGTCGTCGTCAAGATCAGCGACAAGGGCGAATTCGTCTTCGAAGAATCTGTCTGCCCGTAG
- a CDS encoding branched-chain amino acid ABC transporter permease: MDFIIQNILNALQWGSFYALIALGYTLVYGVLRLINFAHGDIFMVGAYIAFFVASWMLGPVLDLSPLTTFIFAVPITMLLTAGVGVTLERIAYRPLRRKGAHRLYVVITALMCGLILEYGNLAVLGASRLKFPELVEKSIWHMGGVTVTNLKVIVIIAAIAVFIFLNFIVTKTKIGMAMRGISYDKFAIPLMGIPIDAIIVFTFVLGSGFAGLAGLLYGMSYPILEPFMGMIIGWKAFIAAVVGGIGDIRGAFYGGFLLGFIEVGVVTVFPSTYRDLFAFTILLIILWMKPTGLFGMPQSTKI, from the coding sequence GTGGATTTTATCATTCAGAACATACTGAACGCCCTCCAATGGGGGAGCTTCTATGCGCTCATAGCACTTGGATACACCTTGGTGTACGGTGTTCTGCGCCTCATCAACTTCGCCCACGGAGACATCTTCATGGTCGGCGCATACATCGCCTTTTTCGTGGCGTCATGGATGCTCGGTCCGGTTCTCGATCTCTCCCCGCTGACGACGTTCATCTTTGCCGTGCCCATCACCATGCTCCTCACAGCGGGTGTTGGCGTCACACTTGAACGCATCGCCTATCGACCGCTCAGGCGTAAAGGCGCGCACAGGCTGTACGTTGTCATCACCGCCCTCATGTGCGGACTGATTCTCGAATACGGCAACCTCGCCGTACTCGGAGCCAGCCGCTTGAAATTTCCCGAACTGGTCGAAAAATCCATCTGGCACATGGGCGGCGTCACCGTGACCAACCTGAAGGTCATCGTCATCATTGCCGCCATCGCGGTCTTCATCTTCCTGAACTTCATCGTCACGAAGACCAAGATCGGCATGGCAATGCGCGGTATTTCCTACGACAAATTCGCCATTCCGCTCATGGGCATCCCCATTGACGCCATCATCGTGTTCACCTTTGTTCTGGGGTCTGGATTCGCCGGTCTGGCGGGCCTGTTGTACGGCATGTCCTACCCGATTCTCGAACCCTTCATGGGCATGATTATCGGCTGGAAGGCGTTCATCGCAGCGGTTGTCGGCGGTATCGGCGACATCCGGGGCGCGTTCTACGGCGGCTTTCTGCTCGGCTTCATCGAGGTTGGCGTCGTCACCGTGTTCCCGTCCACCTATCGCGATCTGTTCGCCTTCACGATCCTGCTTATCATCCTCTGGATGAAACCAACCGGACTGTTCGGAATGCCGCAGTCCACAAAGATTTAG
- a CDS encoding branched-chain amino acid ABC transporter permease, translated as MQKYSLNILMAACAVVLLVLAQFRIIDNYIQAVIMFVGINIMMSTSLNLVNGNMGEFTCGHAAFMCVGAYVSSVLSVLFFGTKLGDPLLPASMAFVVFPIIVLIGGVFAALISILVSIPSFKTRDDYLAIITIAVNYMVISAIENMDFIGGSRGFQGMKDTVWAMKDTLNGPWMLFWVILFTAFTIWVIRRFITSTYGKGVNAICQDEVAAEIMSVNTNKIKTINFMISAGLAGCAGGLFAHIVGYVNPQSFNILKSTEAMVMVYLGGMGSLSGAVISAVVFTGLLEVLRSQAIMDVLLAPATFVFPDWEPSAGVIKWVMIPLLLVLIMQFRPEGILGNKELSDVFPKLKKYYTFK; from the coding sequence ATGCAGAAATACTCTCTCAACATCCTCATGGCAGCATGCGCCGTCGTGCTGCTGGTACTGGCCCAGTTCAGAATCATCGACAACTACATTCAGGCCGTCATCATGTTCGTCGGCATCAACATCATGATGTCCACGAGCCTGAACCTCGTAAACGGCAACATGGGTGAATTCACCTGCGGACACGCCGCGTTCATGTGCGTGGGAGCCTATGTCTCCTCCGTCCTGTCGGTCCTGTTCTTCGGAACCAAGCTCGGCGATCCGCTGCTTCCCGCTTCCATGGCATTCGTGGTCTTCCCGATCATCGTGCTCATCGGCGGAGTCTTCGCAGCCCTGATCAGTATCCTCGTATCAATCCCTTCATTCAAAACCCGTGACGACTACCTTGCCATTATCACCATCGCGGTGAACTACATGGTCATCTCGGCCATCGAGAACATGGACTTCATCGGTGGCTCCCGCGGATTTCAGGGCATGAAGGATACCGTCTGGGCCATGAAGGACACCCTCAACGGCCCGTGGATGCTCTTTTGGGTCATCCTGTTCACGGCCTTCACCATCTGGGTCATCCGCCGCTTCATCACCTCCACCTACGGCAAAGGCGTCAACGCCATCTGCCAGGATGAGGTCGCGGCCGAAATCATGTCGGTCAACACCAACAAGATCAAAACGATCAACTTCATGATCTCTGCCGGTCTCGCCGGATGCGCGGGCGGCCTGTTCGCCCACATCGTCGGCTACGTCAACCCGCAGTCGTTCAACATCCTCAAGTCTACCGAGGCCATGGTCATGGTCTACCTCGGCGGCATGGGATCGCTCTCCGGCGCTGTCATTTCGGCAGTGGTCTTCACCGGCCTGCTGGAAGTGCTCCGCTCACAGGCGATCATGGATGTACTGCTGGCCCCGGCCACTTTCGTATTCCCGGATTGGGAACCATCGGCAGGCGTCATCAAGTGGGTCATGATCCCCCTGCTCCTCGTCCTGATCATGCAGTTCAGGCCAGAGGGCATTCTTGGCAACAAAGAGCTTTCGGACGTATTCCCGAAACTCAAAAAATACTACACGTTCAAGTAG
- a CDS encoding ABC transporter ATP-binding protein, translating into MSLLTIDGLTQRFGGLQAVSEFSVEMKGGELMGLIGPNGAGKTTIFNLISGFYQPTEGTITMAGTPTAGLKPHQVTSLGIARTFQNIRLWHDMTVLDNIRIAQHYRMGYSVWDSVIRGKKYREREQRIREIAEELLEAMSLTEYAQEFPKNLPYGLQRRVEIARAMSIRPKLLLLDEPAAGLNSADVEDLIKLVRWIHDNFDITIFMIEHQMKVVTSLCQWIKVIDFGATIAEGTPEDIQSNPAVIKAYLGDDTI; encoded by the coding sequence ATGTCTTTACTTACAATCGACGGACTCACACAGAGGTTCGGCGGGCTCCAGGCTGTTTCCGAATTCAGTGTTGAAATGAAAGGCGGCGAGCTCATGGGCCTTATCGGTCCCAACGGAGCCGGTAAAACCACCATCTTCAACCTGATCTCCGGATTCTACCAGCCCACCGAAGGCACCATTACAATGGCCGGGACACCGACTGCCGGACTCAAACCTCATCAGGTAACGTCACTCGGCATCGCACGGACCTTCCAGAACATCCGCCTCTGGCACGACATGACCGTGCTGGACAACATCCGCATCGCCCAGCACTACCGCATGGGCTATTCAGTCTGGGATTCCGTCATCCGCGGCAAGAAGTACCGCGAACGCGAACAGCGCATCCGCGAAATAGCCGAAGAACTGCTCGAGGCAATGAGCCTGACCGAATACGCGCAGGAGTTCCCGAAGAACCTGCCGTACGGCTTACAGCGGCGCGTCGAAATCGCCCGCGCCATGTCCATCAGGCCAAAACTGCTGTTACTCGACGAGCCGGCAGCAGGCCTGAACTCGGCAGACGTGGAAGATCTCATCAAGCTGGTCCGGTGGATTCACGACAACTTCGACATCACGATCTTCATGATCGAACACCAGATGAAGGTTGTCACCAGCCTGTGCCAGTGGATCAAAGTCATCGACTTCGGTGCGACAATCGCCGAAGGCACCCCGGAAGATATTCAGAGCAACCCGGCCGTCATCAAGGCCTATCTTGGAGACGACACCATATGA
- a CDS encoding ABC transporter ATP-binding protein — protein MSTPLIEIENLYVKYGNIEALHGINFTVGEGEIVTLIGANGAGKSTTLMSIAQLPPPEAPKITQGDIRFKGQSIMGMAPDKIVSDLHIALVPEGRHIFGNLTVEENLKLATYARKDSMEDIKRDYNRVYSLFPRLDERKKQRSESLSGGEQQMLAVGRALMSACKVVMLDEPSMGLAPLLMYDMFRALKELNEEGMTILLIEQNANLALKFAHRGYVIDTGEIVAEGPSDKLMEDPEVKKAYLGG, from the coding sequence ATGAGTACTCCACTTATCGAAATCGAGAACCTGTACGTAAAATACGGGAACATTGAAGCCCTGCACGGCATCAACTTCACCGTGGGAGAAGGCGAAATCGTCACGCTCATCGGAGCCAACGGTGCAGGCAAGTCAACCACACTCATGTCCATCGCGCAGCTTCCGCCGCCGGAAGCTCCCAAGATCACGCAGGGAGACATTCGATTCAAGGGCCAGTCCATCATGGGCATGGCACCGGACAAAATCGTCTCGGACCTGCACATCGCGTTGGTCCCGGAAGGCCGCCACATTTTCGGCAACCTGACGGTTGAGGAAAACCTCAAGCTGGCAACGTACGCACGCAAGGATTCCATGGAAGACATCAAACGCGACTACAATCGCGTGTACTCCCTGTTTCCCCGTCTCGACGAACGCAAGAAACAGCGCTCGGAATCCCTTTCAGGTGGCGAGCAGCAGATGCTGGCCGTGGGCCGCGCCCTCATGTCGGCCTGTAAGGTCGTCATGCTCGACGAACCGTCCATGGGACTCGCCCCGCTGCTGATGTACGACATGTTCCGCGCCCTCAAGGAACTCAACGAGGAAGGCATGACCATCCTGCTTATCGAGCAGAACGCCAACCTCGCCCTCAAGTTCGCCCATCGCGGCTATGTCATCGACACCGGCGAAATCGTGGCCGAAGGACCGTCTGACAAGCTGATGGAAGACCCGGAAGTCAAAAAAGCGTATCTGGGCGGCTAA
- a CDS encoding peptidylprolyl isomerase, translated as MIKMETSMGDLVIELDFDKAPKSAANFQQYVEDGFYDGLIFHRVINGFMVQGGGMDENMKEKATRAPIENEANNGLKNDCYTLAMARTMDPHSASSQFFINVKDNGFLNFSSETPQGWGYAVFGKVVEGTDIVDEIKGVATGRNGFHDDVPVEPVFINKAYVIED; from the coding sequence ATGATTAAAATGGAAACCAGCATGGGTGATCTTGTCATAGAACTTGATTTCGACAAGGCCCCCAAGTCCGCTGCGAACTTTCAGCAGTATGTTGAAGACGGTTTTTATGACGGCTTGATTTTCCACCGCGTCATTAACGGATTTATGGTCCAGGGTGGCGGCATGGATGAGAACATGAAGGAAAAAGCCACTCGTGCGCCCATCGAGAACGAGGCGAACAACGGTCTGAAAAATGATTGTTACACCCTTGCTATGGCTCGCACCATGGACCCGCATTCCGCTTCCTCCCAGTTCTTCATCAATGTGAAGGACAACGGCTTCCTGAACTTCTCCAGTGAGACTCCGCAGGGTTGGGGCTACGCTGTGTTCGGCAAGGTCGTCGAAGGAACCGACATCGTTGACGAGATCAAGGGTGTGGCCACCGGCCGCAACGGTTTTCACGATGACGTCCCGGTCGAGCCGGTGTTCATCAACAAGGCATATGTGATCGAAGACTAG